The Moorena producens PAL-8-15-08-1 genomic interval CGGCAGTACTTCAGTTTGACTCGGTGGGTGGAACGAGCATCTTGGTGGAACCGACATTTTGGTGGAACGAGCATCTTGGTGGAATAGGCATCTTGCCTGTTCCAATTTTCAGACGGGCTGTACCAAGGCTGACTATGAGGCGGACAATGAGAATCTCTTACCTAAGGCAGCCTACGTCTCCCTACCCCACTTTTCCCCACCTGGTAATTCAGTTAAATAATCATCTAAAACGGCTGGTAGTTCTTTAGCTGAATAGCGGTAAGTGAGACTAAGTAAACTATTGGCAGTCAAAATCAGCTGTGGTTTATCCAATCTCTGGGAAAGTTGAGACCGCCTTAACTGTCCATTGAAAACTTCCAGACTAGCAGGAGCGATCGCTGCTTCTAGTGCTTCCTCTAATCTGGGCTGCCATTGATCAGGTTTAATATAATAAGAAGTCTTATTATCTTTAAGATTAAGCTTTTTAATTTCCAGAATTGAACTAGCAATTGAAGCTACCCAATAATTAGTTAAACGCTGCTCTACTTGATTTTTAATTAAGTGGATAAATAGCCTGACTATGAACGAATCAATATTACGCAAAATTGCCTGTTTACTCATCCCTTCTAATTCATCGACAATTGCTAAAGCATCTGCGTATCGTCCTTCTAAAATGCTAGTTTTGAGGTCTATAAGTTCTTGTGTCATAGGTAAGGTAAAAATTTTGGGGGTTAGGGAGTAGGGAGTAGGGAGTAGGGAGTAGGGAGCAGGGATTAGGGAGCAGTTAATTCAGAAGAGGTAAGTTTAATCAAACTAATGTGATCAAATTCTAAAGTAGAGGCATAAAACTAATTTGGTCTTTATATTCATCCTCTATTGAGGCTTCAGCAATAATTATTAATTCCTCCATAATTTGACCCATACTCATGTCCTCATTGATGATGAATATCCCTGGCACATGAAGACCTGCTGCCAGATGGTCTTTTAAATGAACAGGCATAGTTTTACGGTTATTAGTGACAAGAATAAAGCCATTATCCTCACACCATCTGAGAATATCTGGGTCAGAAGTACCTTTGGGTGGTGTATTCGGGTCGCCAATCGCCCAGACTTTTAATTGAGGATAGCGTCGCAACATCTGTGTGCGATAACTTAACGGAATATGTTCATCCAGTAGATAGTTAATTGTCATTAACTAGCCTCTATTGTTTTAGTCTTGTTTTGATAGGCAGCATCTTTTTCAGCTTTAAACTTTCGGAGTTTTTCAATAAAAGGAGGAGGATTTTTACGCTGTTGCTCGCGCATTTGATGACTCCACGCCAACCAGTCAGCAATATAGGCGCTTACGGAAACTTTGTTGTGTAAATAGTATAAAATTGTGGCATAAACCTGTTCTAGTGTTACCGTCCTATATCGTTCGGCAATGGCTTCTGGTGTCTGGGCGCGATGGATATATTGATAGATAATATGTTCTATCCCAATTCGTGTTCCTTTAATGCGAATATCATCGGGTGCTAAGAAATCAAAGTAATCTTCTAGTTGCATTAGTATAACAGTTTTTAATTGAGGGAGTAGGGAGTAGGGAGTAGGGAACAGCGGATCAGGGAATAGGGAAAAAATATTGTGTACCTGATTAGGCTATAACCCGCTATTATTATATATAATACCTGGTAATTATGCGTACGCTACTTGCCAAAATCATACCCTAATTCAACAACACCTGGTATTTGATTATGGTAATTATTGTTTTTGAACCAAATACCGAGGATATTTTACAATGGATACCGTAACATTCTACCAAAAAATCCGGGAACCTGAGAGCCCCTCTCTTTTAAGGAGGGTCAGAAGTTACCGTAAGGTAGGGTCGCCAAAATAGTTGGCAGTCTGTGAGTTAAAGGTTAAAACTTTTGTAGTAAGGCGACCCAACAATCAGGTTTCGTCTCCGGGATGAAACGGACGCGAACGCGCCCCGCGTCTCCTACGGAGAACGGGTTTTAACCCGTCGTATCCCTCTGTTTAGGTTCGGGTAACCTAGCAATCAAACTTCTGATTAACTCAGATTGAGTCATTCCTAGAGACGAAACCTTAGATAGTGGAGCCTTTATAGTTAGCAGGTTATGCAGAAAAGGATTAATTATTTTTAATAAGGCGACCCTATCTTACGGTAACTTCAAACGCCGTTCAGCCTCTTCCCTTAGCTGCTGTTTATCAAAATTGGTAATTCTAATCATTAATCTTTAATTATTCATATTTTTTGTATAAGCATATAGGCATACATATGTTATGATTATAGTAGGAGGTAAATAAGATGTACAAGACTGTTCCACTAAAAGCTAACTTCACAGACGAAGAGCAAGCCTTTTGGGTTTTTCAATGCCAGCAGGCAAATAGCTTGTGGAATTGTGCTGTCTATTACTCAAAGCAAAAGCATTACAGTTGGTTGGAGCAGCAAAAAGAAGCTTTTACCACCTATTGGTGCGGTGATG includes:
- a CDS encoding DUF29 family protein; its protein translation is MTQELIDLKTSILEGRYADALAIVDELEGMSKQAILRNIDSFIVRLFIHLIKNQVEQRLTNYWVASIASSILEIKKLNLKDNKTSYYIKPDQWQPRLEEALEAAIAPASLEVFNGQLRRSQLSQRLDKPQLILTANSLLSLTYRYSAKELPAVLDDYLTELPGGEKWGRET
- a CDS encoding DUF5615 family PIN-like protein, yielding MTINYLLDEHIPLSYRTQMLRRYPQLKVWAIGDPNTPPKGTSDPDILRWCEDNGFILVTNNRKTMPVHLKDHLAAGLHVPGIFIINEDMSMGQIMEELIIIAEASIEDEYKDQISFMPLL
- a CDS encoding DUF433 domain-containing protein; translated protein: MQLEDYFDFLAPDDIRIKGTRIGIEHIIYQYIHRAQTPEAIAERYRTVTLEQVYATILYYLHNKVSVSAYIADWLAWSHQMREQQRKNPPPFIEKLRKFKAEKDAAYQNKTKTIEAS